A stretch of Cicer arietinum cultivar CDC Frontier isolate Library 1 chromosome 5, Cicar.CDCFrontier_v2.0, whole genome shotgun sequence DNA encodes these proteins:
- the LOC101509632 gene encoding protein-tyrosine-phosphatase MKP1-like isoform X2, which yields MLGEEGNEKPSIRRTYSRSVSWTDRSPNTRKPPHGNTKPRSSLLPPLQPLSINKRSVEEWPSAGSDDLGVWPLPQTPRGSITTFEPTKDFQFKRDKLAFFDKECSRIAEHIYLGSDTVAKNHELLRQKGITHVLNCVGFVCPEYFKSDFVYKTLWLQDSPTEDITSILYDVFDYFEDVREQGGRVLVHCCQGVSRSSSLVIAYLMWRKGQSFEDAFQFVKTARGVTNPNMGFACQLLQCQKRVHAMPASPNSILRMYRMAPHSPYDPLHLVPKMVNQPGSLALDSRGAFIVHVPSAIYVWIGKNCNLVMSCNAKSAAFQVVRYEGAKGLILSIHEGEETNQFWFALSDEQRFSGDSDKDKQLVLNSEKMEIVKKGIGLKKVDAYDLDFEIFHRAFAGGVVPPFSVSNAGSETCLPARKEEHGWARLRRKFVSGVMKEFLTSPKWKCDVIMEEEKQDFVADDDPLSVSPSSNHLSDCGSPDSFECFPNSLGKAKDTVIEAMDLSECDPDVVSLMPLSPCFRSSSLKFNSKSPTLSPSSSDYASSITFSPSSTNWSDLSVMSSRQPSPSGQESIEPFYFKDVSFSTSPSLFHKEVLFSPPESFSTDHTLGETDSYLPLKGSSLSIAERRGSNLPPRMLLPSVNESSHVHKNLEECTY from the exons ATGTTAGGTGAAGAGGGAAACGAGAAACCTTCCATTAGAAGAACCTATTCACGTTCAGTTTCATGGACAGATCGTTCTCCAAATACCCGTAAGCCACCACATGGAAACACTAAACCAAGATCATCCCTTTTGCCACCTCTTCAACCTCTTTCAATTAACAAACGTAGTGTTGAAGAATGGCCAAGTGCTGGATCTGATGATCTCGGTGTTTGGCCTCTTCCACAAACTCCAAGAGGGTCCATCACCACCTTTGAACCCACCAAAGATTTTCAGTTCAAAAGGGATAAATTGGCTTTCTTTGACAAAGAGTGTTCAAGAATTGCTGAACATATTTACTTGGGGAGTGACACAGTGGCCAAAAACCATGAACTTCTTAGACAGAAAGGAATAACACACGTGCTTAACTGTGTTGGATTCGTTTGTCCTGAGTATTTCAAAAGTGATTTTGTGTACAAAACACTTTGGTTGCAGGACAGTCCAACAGAGGATATTACAAGTATTCTCTATGATGTTTTTGATTACTTTGAGGATGTTAGAGAACAAGGTGGTCGTGTACTCGTTCATTGTTGTCAAGGGGTTTCTCGATCAAGTTCTTTGGTGATTGCTTATCTCATGTGGAGGAAGGGGCAGAGTTTTGAAGATGCTTTTCAGTTTGTGAAGACTGCAAGAGGAGTCACAAATCCAAACATGGGTTTTGCTTGTCAACTCTTGCAGTGTCAGAAACGTGTACATGCTATGCCTGCAAGTCCTAATTCTATTCTAAGGATGTATAGAATGGCTCCTCACTCACCTTATGACCCTCTTCATCTTGTTCCTAAGATGGTTAACCAACCAGGTTCACTAGCACTTGATTCTCGTGGCGCTTTCATTGTTCATGTTCCTTCTGCTATATATGTATGGATTGGGAAAAATTGTAACTTGGTTATGTCGTGCAATGCAAAAAGTGCTGCTTTTCAAGTTGTTCGTTATGAGGGGGCAAAGGGTCTAATTCTTAGCATCCATGAAGGTGAAGAAACGAATCAGTTTTGGTTTGCTCTTTCTGATGAGCAACGTTTCTCAGGTGATTCTGACAAAGACAAACAACTGGTGTTGAATTCTGAGAAGATGGAGATTGTTAAAAAGGGGATTGGTCTAAAAAAAGTTGATGCTTATGATTTGGATTTTGAGATTTTCCACAGAGCATTTGCTGGTGGGGTTGTTCCACCTTTTTCTGTATCTAATGCTGGATCAGAAACTTGTCTTCCTGCTAGAAAAGAAGAACATGGTTGGGCAAGACTGAGGAGGAAGTTTGTTAGTGGTGTCATGAAAGAGTTCTTAACATCCCCCAAATGGAAGTGTGATGTCATTATGGAGGAAGAAAAACAAGATTTTGTAGCTGATGATGATCCCTTGTCAGTGTCACCATCATCAAATCATCTGAGTGACTGTGGCTCCCCGGATTCCTTTGAATGTTTTCCAAACAGCTTAGGCAAGGCAAAAGATACTGTTATCGAAGCCATGGACTTGTCTGAATGTGACCCTGATGTTGTTTCTTTGATGCCACTATCTCCTTGTTTTCGAAGCAGCAGCTTAAAATTCAATTCAAAGTCACCGACACTTTCACCTTCAAGTTCTGATTATGCAAGTTCAATTACATTTTCGCCTTCTTCTACCAATTGGTCAGACTTGTCGGTTATGTCTTCTCGACAGCCATCACCGTCTGGCCAAGAATCAATTGAACCCTTTTATTTTAAGGATGTGTCTTTCTCAACAAGTCCCTCTTTATTTCACAAAGAAGTTCTCTTTTCACCTCCAGAGTCCTTTTCGACCGATCACACCTTGGGAGAGACAGACTCCTATTTGCCGTTGAAAGGATCTTCTCTTTCCATTGCAGAGCGTAGAGGGAGTAATCTACCACCTCGGATGTTGTTACCCTCTGTCAATGAATCCTCTCACGTTCACAAGAACCTG GAGGAATGCACGTACTAA
- the LOC101510164 gene encoding protein PECTIC ARABINOGALACTAN SYNTHESIS-RELATED produces the protein MAELRHSSSLGTRATSSPMKRDAVADSSPLIPEDDLPDDRHSPKDRDRPLCSHFHHLCSFFTDDPRVHLHNSRISIFFALLLLLVALLSLFTILNKLNSPYLCKKDGIVLHCPHVKESASLWENPYSSTTSWKPCAERRDGALSELPHENKTNGYIFIHAEGGLNQQRIAICNAVAVAKIMNATLILPVLKQDQIWKDQTKFEDIFDVDHFIDYLKDDVRIVRDIPEWFTDKTELFSSIRRTVKNIPKYAPAQFYIDNVLPRIKEKKIMALKPFVDRLGYDNVPPEINKLRCRVNYHALKFLPDIEQMADLLASRMRNRTGSSNPYMALHLRFEKGMVGLSFCDFVGTREEKAKMAEYRKKEWPRRYKNGSHLWQLALQKRKEGRCPLEPGEVAVILRAMGYTKETQIYVASGQVYGGQNRMAPLRNMYPNLVTKEELATKEELDGFRKHVTSLAALDFLVCLKSDVFVMTHGGNFAKLIIGARRYMGHRLKSIKPDKGLMSKSFGDPYMGWAPFVEDVIVTHQTRTGLPEETFPNYDLWENPLTPCMCKA, from the exons ATGGCGGAGCTCCGTCACTCCTCCTCACTCGGTACCCGAGCCACTTCTTCTCCGATGAAGCGCGATGCCGTCGCCGATTCTTCTCCTCTCATTCCCGAAGACGACCTCCCCGACGATCGCCACTCTCCTAAAGACCGCGACCGTCCTCTCTGCTCGCATTTTCACCACCTTTGCTCCTTCTTCACCGACGACCCTAGGGTTCATCTTCACAACTCCAGGATCTCTATATTCTTCGCTTTACTTCTACTTCTTGTTGCCTTGCTCTCCTTATTCACAATTCTCAACAAATTG AATTCCCCTTACTTGTGTAAAAAAGATGGGATCGTTCTTCATTGCCCACAT GTCAAAGAATCAGCATCTCTTTGGGAAAATCCTTACTCGTCCACAACATCGTGGAAGCCATGTGCTGAGCGCAGGGATGGTGCCTTATCAG AACTTCCtcatgaaaataaaacaaatggaTATATATTCATTCACGCTGAAGGCGGTCTTAATCAGCAAAGAATTGCG ATATGCAATGCAGTTGCTGTGGCAAAAATAATGAATGCCACCCTTATTTTGCCTGTATTGAAACAGGACCAGATTTGGAAAGACCAAAC GAAATTTGAGGACATTTTTGACGTGGATCACTTCATTGACTACCTAAAGGATGACGTCCGTATTGTCCGTGATATCCCAGAATGGTTTACTGATAAAACAGAGTTATTTTCTAGTATAAG ACGGACTGTAAAGAACATTCCAAAATATGCACCTGCACAATTTTACATCGACAATGTTCTGCCCCGcatcaaggagaagaagattatGGCTCTGAAACCTTTTGTTGATAGGCTAGG ATACGACAATGTTCCTCCAGAAATCAACAAGTTGAGATGTAGGGTCAATTATCACGCTCTGAAATTTCTTCCTGATATAGAGCAGATGGCTGATTTACTAGCATCAAGAATGAGAAACCGGACAGGCAGTTCAAATCCTTATAT GGCACTGCATCTTAGATTTGAAAAAGGAATGGTGGGCCTATctttttgtgattttgtgggGACAAGAGAGGAGAAAGCTAAAATGGCCGAGTATAGAAAAAAGGAGTGGCCTCGACGGTATAAG AATGGTTCCCACTTGTGGCAATTAGCTCTGCAGAAGCGAAAGGAAGGACGATGCCCTCTAGAGCCTGGAGAAGTGGCTGTTATTCTTCGGGCTATGGGCTATACGAAGGAAACTCAAATTTATGTAGCTTCTGGACAAGTTTATGGTGGACAGAACCGGATGGCACCCCTAAGGAATATGTACCCTAATCTC GTTACGAAGGAGGAGTTGGCAACTAAAGAGGAGTTGGATGGTTTCAGAAAGCATGTGACGAGTCTTGCTGCTCTTGATTTCTTGGTGTGCTTGAAATCAGATGTATTTGTGATGACCCATGGAGGCAACTTTGCTAAGCTGATTATTGGGGCCCGCAGATACATGGGTCACCGGTTAAAATCAATTAAGCCCGACAAAGGACTAATGTCCAAGTCTTTTGGGGATCCGTACATGGGTTGGGCTCCTTTTGTAGAAGATGTTATTGTTACTCACCAGACACGGACGGGATTGCCGGAAGAGACTTTCCCTAACTACGACCTTTGGGAGAACCCTCTGACTCCTTGCATGTGTAAAGCCTAA
- the LOC101509319 gene encoding coilin, with protein sequence MTSEKVRLRLFFDDRQMLSKSKKKEGLKRCWFLLKPHLNTISDLASNLKNTFRLHRTCPNGIILSMDGFVLPSFESTCILKDKDIVCVKRKGSLLTHSKPAMLSSQIHENPSIGLPKLLSIEGLQEERGEYETVSLDDDDDNDQSDDVVYVESKSGNAISKKRKASKKLKSPSQKKIKMSTTENLAVIPEVRHEDNGSLEDLTDHQPSLAKKDIDKSPTLSSQTNKSSNPDLVKKKKKKDKSRAASNDTRSLQPQEEGETKKLPSRSARRKKAKRKWLRELKLEKEKLNQSQVLEKDDQQLQIKDNNCIVSVVHQQSDEESEADDDMVPVEIKPGHIRFQPRGKDQAESQNQFPVDTFQWSGTTSKKKGQKWGKERTSSFHKQDGYGQSSQDRPTAHNVGIKLTYDAVVDFEKLTPYTDLPKEGNVIAYRLIELSESWTPELSSFRVGKITKYDGKSNRIWLEPVSDFPFDFRKKTDDDDGVSPAQSDPSPYQEDGSLEADYTSLADVRIVKHGHSDLATVVSSSNALVTPTKETNNSTDEKCAGNQTSVGSWKPQREIHVPAKENGEVNVWDEINEALKAKKAKLSLDNGWGKEDSSGNKSWSQRALRCSALGPTMALLRSQNGL encoded by the exons ATGACGTCGGAGAAAGTTAGACTTCGTTTGTTTTTCGACGATCGTCAAATGCTTAGTAAGTCAAAGAAGAAGGAAGGGTTGAAGCGTTGCTGGTTTCTTCTTAAACCCCATCTCAACACTATCTCCGATCTCGCTTCTAATCTCAAAAACACTTTCCGCCTCCACCGCACATGCCCCAACGGCATCATCCTCTCG ATGGATGGTTTTGTTTTACCATCTTTTGAGTCCACTTGTATTTTGAAGGATAAAGACATTGTGTG TGTGAAAAGAAAAGGAAGCTTATTAACTCATAGTAAACCTGCAATGCTGTCATCTCAAATCCATGAGAATCCATCTATAGGGCTTCCTAAACTTCTCTCAATTGAAGGGCTTCAAGAGGAGAGGGGAGAATATGAAACTGTTTCCCTAGATGACGACGACGACAATGATCAATCTGACGATGTGGTTTATGTGGAATCTAAATCAGGGAATGCAATCTCGAAGAAGAGAAAAGCATCGAAGAAGCTCAAGAGTCCTAG TCAGAAGAAGATTAAGATGTCTACTACCGAAAACTTGGCAGTCATTCCCGAGGTCCGTCATGAGGATAATGGAAGTTTGGAAGACCTCACTGACCACCAACCGAGTCTTGCTAAGAAGGACATCGACAAGTCACCCACTTTATCTAGTCAGACAAACAAGTCTAGCAACCCTGATttagttaaaaagaaaaagaaaaaggacaAAAGTAGGGCAGCAAGCAATGATACAAG GTCTCTTCAGCCTCAAGAAGAAGGTGAAACTAAAAAG TTGCCTAGCAGAAGTGCTCGACGGAAAAAGGCCAAGAGAAAATGGTTGAGGGAACTAAAATTAGAGAAGGAGAAG CTAAATCAGAGTCAGGTGCTTGAAAAAGATGATCAACAATTACAAATCAAAGATAATAATTGCATAGTTTCTGTTGTGCATCAACAATCTGATGAAGAAAGTGAAGCAGATGACGACATGGTTCCTGTGGAGATCAAGCCAGGGCACATTCGGTTTCAGCCTCGTGGAAAAG ATCAGGCAGAGTCACAGAATCAGTTCCCAGTg GACACGTTTCAGTGGAGTGGTACAACCAGCAAGAAGAAGGGCCAGAAATGGGGTAAAGAGAGGACCTCATCATTCCATAAACAGGATGGCTATGGGCAATCCAGTCAAGATCGTCCTACTGCTCACAATGTTGGGATAAAACTCACATATGATGCAGTTGTAGATTTTGAAAAGCTTACACCTTATACAGACTTGCCtaag GAAGGCAATGTTATTGCTTATCGATTGATTGAATTATCAGAATCTTGGACTCCGGAGCTCTCCTCCTTCAGA GTAGGGAAAATAACGAAGTATGATGGTAAATCAAACAGGATATGGCTGGAGCCAGTTTCAGATTTTCCATTTGATTTTAGGAAGAAAACAGATGATGACGACGGCGTATCACCTGCACAGTCTGATCCATCCCCTTATCAGGAAGATGGTTCTTTAGAG GCAGATTATACATCTCTCGCTGATGTTCGAATTGTTAAGCACGGTCATTCTGATTTGGCAACCGTAGTTAGTTCTAGCAATGCTTTGGTTACTCCAACAAAAGAAACTAACAATAGCACTGATGAAAAATGTGCGGGTAATCAAACTTCAGTGGGAAGCTGGAAGCCACAAAGGGAGATCCATGTCCCAGCTAAAG aaaatgGGGAAGTAAACGTGTGGGATGAAATCAACGAGGCATTAAAAGCAAAGAAGGCCAAGCTGTCGCTGGACAATGGCTGGGGGAAAGAAGATAGTTCAGGCAATAAGTCATGGTCACAGAGAGCCTTGAGATGCAGTGCACTTGGTCCCACAATGGCTCTTTTAAGGTCCCAGAATGGACTTTAA
- the LOC101509632 gene encoding protein-tyrosine-phosphatase MKP1-like isoform X1: MLGEEGNEKPSIRRTYSRSVSWTDRSPNTRKPPHGNTKPRSSLLPPLQPLSINKRSVEEWPSAGSDDLGVWPLPQTPRGSITTFEPTKDFQFKRDKLAFFDKECSRIAEHIYLGSDTVAKNHELLRQKGITHVLNCVGFVCPEYFKSDFVYKTLWLQDSPTEDITSILYDVFDYFEDVREQGGRVLVHCCQGVSRSSSLVIAYLMWRKGQSFEDAFQFVKTARGVTNPNMGFACQLLQCQKRVHAMPASPNSILRMYRMAPHSPYDPLHLVPKMVNQPGSLALDSRGAFIVHVPSAIYVWIGKNCNLVMSCNAKSAAFQVVRYEGAKGLILSIHEGEETNQFWFALSDEQRFSGDSDKDKQLVLNSEKMEIVKKGIGLKKVDAYDLDFEIFHRAFAGGVVPPFSVSNAGSETCLPARKEEHGWARLRRKFVSGVMKEFLTSPKWKCDVIMEEEKQDFVADDDPLSVSPSSNHLSDCGSPDSFECFPNSLGKAKDTVIEAMDLSECDPDVVSLMPLSPCFRSSSLKFNSKSPTLSPSSSDYASSITFSPSSTNWSDLSVMSSRQPSPSGQESIEPFYFKDVSFSTSPSLFHKEVLFSPPESFSTDHTLGETDSYLPLKGSSLSIAERRGSNLPPRMLLPSVNESSHVHKNLVRSQSFPFPYLNANNVMKDGSCNQPDNENSGKWLVADHDIISSGVEQQSEINDKEDHGIMLYNMMAELEVDEKV, from the coding sequence ATGTTAGGTGAAGAGGGAAACGAGAAACCTTCCATTAGAAGAACCTATTCACGTTCAGTTTCATGGACAGATCGTTCTCCAAATACCCGTAAGCCACCACATGGAAACACTAAACCAAGATCATCCCTTTTGCCACCTCTTCAACCTCTTTCAATTAACAAACGTAGTGTTGAAGAATGGCCAAGTGCTGGATCTGATGATCTCGGTGTTTGGCCTCTTCCACAAACTCCAAGAGGGTCCATCACCACCTTTGAACCCACCAAAGATTTTCAGTTCAAAAGGGATAAATTGGCTTTCTTTGACAAAGAGTGTTCAAGAATTGCTGAACATATTTACTTGGGGAGTGACACAGTGGCCAAAAACCATGAACTTCTTAGACAGAAAGGAATAACACACGTGCTTAACTGTGTTGGATTCGTTTGTCCTGAGTATTTCAAAAGTGATTTTGTGTACAAAACACTTTGGTTGCAGGACAGTCCAACAGAGGATATTACAAGTATTCTCTATGATGTTTTTGATTACTTTGAGGATGTTAGAGAACAAGGTGGTCGTGTACTCGTTCATTGTTGTCAAGGGGTTTCTCGATCAAGTTCTTTGGTGATTGCTTATCTCATGTGGAGGAAGGGGCAGAGTTTTGAAGATGCTTTTCAGTTTGTGAAGACTGCAAGAGGAGTCACAAATCCAAACATGGGTTTTGCTTGTCAACTCTTGCAGTGTCAGAAACGTGTACATGCTATGCCTGCAAGTCCTAATTCTATTCTAAGGATGTATAGAATGGCTCCTCACTCACCTTATGACCCTCTTCATCTTGTTCCTAAGATGGTTAACCAACCAGGTTCACTAGCACTTGATTCTCGTGGCGCTTTCATTGTTCATGTTCCTTCTGCTATATATGTATGGATTGGGAAAAATTGTAACTTGGTTATGTCGTGCAATGCAAAAAGTGCTGCTTTTCAAGTTGTTCGTTATGAGGGGGCAAAGGGTCTAATTCTTAGCATCCATGAAGGTGAAGAAACGAATCAGTTTTGGTTTGCTCTTTCTGATGAGCAACGTTTCTCAGGTGATTCTGACAAAGACAAACAACTGGTGTTGAATTCTGAGAAGATGGAGATTGTTAAAAAGGGGATTGGTCTAAAAAAAGTTGATGCTTATGATTTGGATTTTGAGATTTTCCACAGAGCATTTGCTGGTGGGGTTGTTCCACCTTTTTCTGTATCTAATGCTGGATCAGAAACTTGTCTTCCTGCTAGAAAAGAAGAACATGGTTGGGCAAGACTGAGGAGGAAGTTTGTTAGTGGTGTCATGAAAGAGTTCTTAACATCCCCCAAATGGAAGTGTGATGTCATTATGGAGGAAGAAAAACAAGATTTTGTAGCTGATGATGATCCCTTGTCAGTGTCACCATCATCAAATCATCTGAGTGACTGTGGCTCCCCGGATTCCTTTGAATGTTTTCCAAACAGCTTAGGCAAGGCAAAAGATACTGTTATCGAAGCCATGGACTTGTCTGAATGTGACCCTGATGTTGTTTCTTTGATGCCACTATCTCCTTGTTTTCGAAGCAGCAGCTTAAAATTCAATTCAAAGTCACCGACACTTTCACCTTCAAGTTCTGATTATGCAAGTTCAATTACATTTTCGCCTTCTTCTACCAATTGGTCAGACTTGTCGGTTATGTCTTCTCGACAGCCATCACCGTCTGGCCAAGAATCAATTGAACCCTTTTATTTTAAGGATGTGTCTTTCTCAACAAGTCCCTCTTTATTTCACAAAGAAGTTCTCTTTTCACCTCCAGAGTCCTTTTCGACCGATCACACCTTGGGAGAGACAGACTCCTATTTGCCGTTGAAAGGATCTTCTCTTTCCATTGCAGAGCGTAGAGGGAGTAATCTACCACCTCGGATGTTGTTACCCTCTGTCAATGAATCCTCTCACGTTCACAAGAACCTGGTAAGATCACAGTCATTCCCTTTCCCTTACTTAAATGCTAATAATGTGATGAAAGATGGTAGCTGCAATCAACCTGATAATGAAAACAGTGGGAAATGGCTAGTGGCAGATCATGATATCATTAGTTCAGGTGTTGAACAGCAGAGTGAGATTAATGATAAAGAGGATCATGGTATCATGTTATATAATATGATGGCTGAGCTTGAAGTAGATGAGAAAGTGTAA